The following proteins come from a genomic window of Halorussus halophilus:
- a CDS encoding ester cyclase, whose product MATELQQYESNKKLVRSNFEQLWNEGEYGLIEEICTDAYAAHEPMAGDMDRDEFEAFVRGVHAGFPDVHFEIEDILAEGDEVFVRYIGTGTHDGEFMGIDGTGRKVTVPGMALFRLDDGKIAESWSNWDAFAMLSQLGLLPDELSA is encoded by the coding sequence TGGCCACTGAGTTACAACAGTACGAATCGAACAAGAAGCTCGTCCGTTCGAACTTCGAGCAGCTCTGGAACGAGGGCGAGTACGGACTCATCGAGGAGATATGTACCGACGCCTACGCGGCCCACGAACCGATGGCTGGCGACATGGACCGCGACGAGTTCGAGGCGTTCGTCCGTGGCGTCCACGCGGGGTTCCCGGACGTTCACTTCGAGATCGAAGACATCCTCGCGGAGGGTGACGAGGTCTTCGTGCGCTACATCGGGACGGGGACCCACGACGGCGAGTTCATGGGCATCGACGGAACCGGCCGGAAAGTGACGGTTCCGGGGATGGCTCTCTTCCGCCTCGACGACGGAAAAATCGCCGAGTCGTGGTCGAACTGGGACGCGTTTGCGATGCTCTCGCAACTCGGACTCCTGCCCGACGAACTTTCGGCCTAA